GGGCGTGGGATTACAATTTCTTTGTGGATTTGGAGGGCCATTTCGAGGATGTGGCCATTGCGGACGCTTTGACGGCGTTGACGCTGGTGCCGGGGGTGTCCACGCGGGTTTTGGGTTCGTATCCGCGTCCGGCGTTGTAGGGACGTTGCCGTTCAATATGTTATCTTTTAAGTATCAAAAAAGGAAATGTTCTATCCTTTGACTTTTGTGCCTTGACCGAATTGCAATACTTTTTAGAATATTCAGGAAATATCCTGGTAGAAGAGACAACGGAAAAGTCAACGGACAGAACATTTTCTTTTTTTGATTTCTAAAAGATAAATATTGAACGTCAAAATATTTTAAAGTATAGCTTTGCAAGCTTCCTCATGAAAAAACACTGACTCATCGGTACGGAGAGTTTTCCTTGTCGTTTTTCATCAAGAAATTGGCCATAGTCGGCGTCGGGCTCATCGGCGGCTCCCTGGCTCAGGCCCTGCGCAGTCGCGATCTGGTAGGTCAAATCAGCGGCGTGGCCCGCACCACCCGCACCCTGGAAATCGCCCGGGAGATGGGTGTCATCGACGAAGGCAGCCTGGACGCCCGGGAAATGGTGCGGGACGCCACCCTGGTGGTGGTCTGCACCCCGGTGCGCGCCATCGTTCCCTCGGTGCGGGAATTCGCCGATTGCCTCTCCCCCGGCGCCGTGGTCACCGACGTGGGCAGCGTCAAAGGCGCCGTGGTGCAAGGCTGCGAAGAGGCCCTGCCCAAAGAGATCCACTTCGTGGGCGGACACCCCATCGCCGGACGGGAACGGGCCGGCGTCGAAGCCTCCTTTCCCTCCCTGTTCGAAGGCAGCCGCACCATCCTGACCCCGACACGACGCACCTCCCCCCAGGCCCTGGAACTGGTGCGCCTGGTCTGGGAAGCCACCGGCTCCCTGGTGGAAACCATGGATGCCGCCCACCACGACCGGGTGCTGGCCGCCACCAGCCATCTGCCCCACCTGATGGCCTACAACGTGGTGCATACCCTGGCCGACCTGGAAGAAGATCTGCGGGCCGAAGTGTTTCGCTACGCCGCCGGCGGTTTCCGGGACTTCACCCGCATCGCCTCCTCCGACCCGGTGATGTGGCGGGATATCTGCCTGGAAAACCGCACCGCCATCCTGGAGATCCTGGGACGCTTCAAGGAAAATCTGGAAGGCATCATGAACGGTGTGGCCGAAGGCAACGGCGACGGACTGGAAGCCCTCTTCGCCCGATCCAAACAGACCCGGGACCGGGTGCTTCTGGAACACAAGGGCTTGCGGGGAGGCAAATAGGGCATGGACAAGGCAACCACGGGTCGCATCCTGACCACCCGGAAAAGCGGGGCGTTGCGCGGTATGGCACGCCTGCCCGGAGACAAGTCGATCTCCCATCGCGCCGTGATTCTGGGCAGTCTGGCCCGGGGCATCACCCGGGTGGAAAATCTGCTGGAAGGCGAAGATGTCCTGGCTACCGCCGCCGCCTTCCGACGCATGGGCGTGGTCATGAACCGGCCCGCGCCGGGCCGCTGGGAGATCCACGGCGTGGGCCTGCAGGGACTGGCGGAACCCGATGACGTTCTCGATATGGGCAACTCCGGAACGGCCATGCGTCTGCTGACGGGCGTTCTGGCCAGCCAGCCCTTCTTTTCGGTGCTGACCGGCGATTCCAGTCTGCGCCGCCGTCCCATGAGACGGGTGGTGCAACCCCTGTTGAGCATGGGTGCGCAGATTTCGGGCCGAGGCGGCGGCGATCTGGCGCCGCTGGCCATCCGGGGCACCGACCTGGTGCCGCTGGAATACCGCTCGCCCGTGGCTTCCGCCCAGGTGAAATCGGCCATCCTGCTGGCCGGACTCAATACCCCCGGCGAAACGGTGGTTACGGAACCCGCCCTCTCCCGGGACCATACCGAACGCATGCTCAACGGCTTCGGCGGCAAAGTGGAACGGGACGGTCTGACCGTGCGCGTCATGGGCTGGACCGACCTGACCGCCTGCGAGCTGGAAGTGCCGGGGGATATCTCCTCGGCGGCATTCCCCCTGGTCGCGGCCATTCTGGTGCCGGGTTCGGAGGTGGAGCTGCGGCACGTCGGCGTCAATCCCACCCGTACCGGTCTGCTGACCATTCTGGAACTCATGGGTGCGGGCATCGAACAACGCAACCCGCGCCTGCTGGGCGGGGAGCCGGTGGCGGACCTGCTGGTACGTCACGCGGCGTTGCGGGGTATCGAGGTGCCGCCGGAACTGGTGCCCGCCGCCATCGACGAATTTCCGGTGCTGTGCGTGGCTGCGGCGCTGGCGGAAGGGCAAACCCGCATCCGGGGCGCCGAAGAGCTTCGGGTCAAGGAGAGCGACCGCATCGCCGCCATGGCCGAAGGCCTGCGCCGCCTGGAGGTTTCGGTCGAGGAGCTGCCCGACGGGTTGATCATCCAGGGCCGGCCCCAGGGTCTGCAGGGCGACTGCCGCATCGATTCGGCCACGGACCACCGCATCGCCATGAGCTTCCTGGTGGCCGGACTGGTGGCCGACAAAGGCCTCGCCGTCACCCGCTGCGAAAACATCGCCACCTCCTTTCCCGGCTTCGTGCCCCTGATGACGGGCCTGGGGGCCGTTTTCGACCCGGAGGTGGCGGCATGAGCCGCCTGGTCATCGCCGTGGACGGCCCCGCCGGCGCGGGAAAAGGCAGCGTCTGCCGGGCCGTGGCGCACCACTTCGGCTTCGACTACCTCGACACCGGCACCCTCTACCGCGCCGTGGCCCTGCTGATGCTGGAACGGAACTGGCCGGAAGAGGAGAGTCTGCTGGCCGAAGCGGCCAGCCACCTCGACTTCCGCTTCGAATCCCGCAATGCGGACGAATTTCGCGCTTTTCTGGAAGGCCGGGATGTCAGCGATAACTTAAGAGAAGAGCGCGTCGGCGAAGCCGCCTCACGGGTGGCCGCCATGCCCGCCGTGCGACAGGCGCTGTTGACCTTCCAACGCCACTACGGCGGGGAACGGGACCTGATCCTGGACGGTCGCGATGTGGGTACCGTGGTCTTTCCGGAGGCGCCTCTGAAGGTCTTTCTGACCGCTTCTCTGGAAGCGCGTGCGGAAAGACGGGCTTTGGAGTTGCAAGAACGGGGAGAAACTGCTAGCCTTTCGGGGGTTTATGCTCGGATGGCGGCGCGGGATGCCCGGGATTCGGGACGGTCCCATGCCCCGTTGCTTCCTGCGGCGGACGCCGTGGTGGTGGATACCACCCTGCTCACCCGGGAGCAAAGCATTCTTCAGGTCGTCAAGCTTGTCCAGGCGCTACGGCATGAGACGGGCCGGTAGTCGCTTCACGGCCTCTGCATCGACGTATTTGGCCTGTTTTCAGTTTTGATTGGCAGGATCGGCAAAACCCCCGTTGTGTCGATCCGCGACGAATGGGATCCCATGACCCATGGCGTCACACCAGAACGGGGAGCATTTGTTTCAGGGAGTCTATCAACGTGGCACCAGAATCGATTCAGACACACGACATCATGGATGAGGACTTCACCTCTTTGCTGGAGGAATCCTACGGCAAGGGTGAGGGCAAGGAAGGCCAGGTGGTTACCGGCACCATCATCCAGCAGGAAGGGGAAGAGTTCATCATCGACGTGGGTCTGAAGTCCGAGGGACGTCTGCCCGTGCGGGAGTTTTTTGACGCCCAGGGCAAGCTGACCATCGGCGTGGGTGACCGGGTGGACGTCTTCGTGGAGCGTTGCGAGGATCAGCACGGTCAGGCCCAGCTCTCCCGCGAGAAGGCCAAGCGGGAAGAGGCCTGGCAGAAACTGGAAGAGGCTTTCGGAGCCGGCAAGACCGTTCGTGGCCGCATCATGGGCAAGGTCAAGGGCGGCTACACCGTGGACATCAATTCTCTGGCCGCCTTCCTGCCCGGTTCCCAGGTGGATGTGCGTCCGGTGCATGACATCTCCCGTCTGCAGGATGAGGAGCAACCCTTCGAGATCCTCAAGATGGATCGCCGTCGGGGCAATATCGTGGTTTCCCGTCGCGCCGTGGTGGAAAAGCAGCGCGAGGATGCCCGCAAGGCCCTGCTGGAGACCCTGCACGAGGGCATGATCCTCGACGGCGTGGTGAAGAACATCACCGATTACGGCGCGTTCGTGGACCTGGGTGGTCTCGACGGTCTGTTGC
This Magnetococcales bacterium DNA region includes the following protein-coding sequences:
- a CDS encoding prephenate dehydrogenase/arogenate dehydrogenase family protein, giving the protein MSFFIKKLAIVGVGLIGGSLAQALRSRDLVGQISGVARTTRTLEIAREMGVIDEGSLDAREMVRDATLVVVCTPVRAIVPSVREFADCLSPGAVVTDVGSVKGAVVQGCEEALPKEIHFVGGHPIAGRERAGVEASFPSLFEGSRTILTPTRRTSPQALELVRLVWEATGSLVETMDAAHHDRVLAATSHLPHLMAYNVVHTLADLEEDLRAEVFRYAAGGFRDFTRIASSDPVMWRDICLENRTAILEILGRFKENLEGIMNGVAEGNGDGLEALFARSKQTRDRVLLEHKGLRGGK
- the aroA gene encoding 3-phosphoshikimate 1-carboxyvinyltransferase, translating into MDKATTGRILTTRKSGALRGMARLPGDKSISHRAVILGSLARGITRVENLLEGEDVLATAAAFRRMGVVMNRPAPGRWEIHGVGLQGLAEPDDVLDMGNSGTAMRLLTGVLASQPFFSVLTGDSSLRRRPMRRVVQPLLSMGAQISGRGGGDLAPLAIRGTDLVPLEYRSPVASAQVKSAILLAGLNTPGETVVTEPALSRDHTERMLNGFGGKVERDGLTVRVMGWTDLTACELEVPGDISSAAFPLVAAILVPGSEVELRHVGVNPTRTGLLTILELMGAGIEQRNPRLLGGEPVADLLVRHAALRGIEVPPELVPAAIDEFPVLCVAAALAEGQTRIRGAEELRVKESDRIAAMAEGLRRLEVSVEELPDGLIIQGRPQGLQGDCRIDSATDHRIAMSFLVAGLVADKGLAVTRCENIATSFPGFVPLMTGLGAVFDPEVAA
- a CDS encoding (d)CMP kinase; amino-acid sequence: MSRLVIAVDGPAGAGKGSVCRAVAHHFGFDYLDTGTLYRAVALLMLERNWPEEESLLAEAASHLDFRFESRNADEFRAFLEGRDVSDNLREERVGEAASRVAAMPAVRQALLTFQRHYGGERDLILDGRDVGTVVFPEAPLKVFLTASLEARAERRALELQERGETASLSGVYARMAARDARDSGRSHAPLLPAADAVVVDTTLLTREQSILQVVKLVQALRHETGR